Genomic segment of Chrysiogenia bacterium:
AGGCGGCAAGCCCCTCGACGCGCTGGATGGGGTCCTGGAAGACGACGGTATCGGCGTAGAGCTCGCCCAACACCCGCTCGCGCAGGTTGTGATCGGAGAGGTTGGCGAACAGGTCGCCGATGGCCTGTGATCGTGGATCCATTGGAAACTCCTCGACGGCGAGTCTGTGTTCGCCGGGTCAAGGCCCCAGTGTAGCAAACCAGACGGCCGGGGGTTTTTCTTTTGCCCGACGGCGCCGGTATTCTTCGCACTGCATGCAGGAAGACACTTCAAGCAAAGCCGCCCGCTGGGCGGTGCTTGCCCTGGCGCTGGGCATTCGCCTTGTGGGGATCGCGCGCTTTGCGCTCCATCCCGACGAGGTGGGACGCCTGGTGTGGCTCTCCCAGCCGCACTTCGACGCGGCCGAGTCGGCGGTGATGGGCAAGGGCGCGCTGGCGAGCCTGTGGCTCTCGAAACTTCTCTACGATTGGCCCGGCACGCTCTTCTGGGTGCGGCTTCCCTATGCGCTCGCCGGCGTGGCCGGGGTTGCCGCGATGTACGGGCTCACCCGCCGGATCTCGGGCGAGAAAGCCGCGCTCGCAGCAGCGTTTCTCACGGCGCTGGCGCCGATGCACGTGGCCTACTCCCAGCTCTTCGAGGAATACATCTTCGTCTTTCTCTTCGCCGCGCTGGCGCTGATTCTCGCGCTGGATTTCCTGAGATCGCCCGAGAATGCGGGCGCCTTCGCGCTCAAAGCCCTTGCTCTGACGAGCGTCGGTCTCCTCCTTGGCGGGTATCTCATCCTGCCGTTCTTTGCCGCGCTGGCGGCGATGCTCGCGTGGGAGCTTCGCGGGCGACTCTCGCCAAAGCACTGGCTGCTGCTCGCGGCCTCGCAGCTTCCGGTGCTCGCGCTCTTTGTCTGGCTCTGGACGGGCGCGGGCGAGGCGGCCGCCTACTACCACGAGATCACCCGCCTGTGGGGTTTTCTGCCGCTGGCCTTCAAACCGCAGGCCGTGCTTGTCGACCTGCTCTCCCATGTCGAGCTCTGGCTGTGGATGGGAACGCCGCTTTGGCTGAGCGCAATCGAGTGGATTCTGGCCGCGGCGATGTTTGCGCTTCTGGTGCAGGGCGCGCGCACTGTGCGCAACGATGCGGGAGCGCCCGCCGCACGCGTTCTGGTGGGAAGCCTGCTCGGGTGCGCCGCATTGCTGGCCTGCGTCTTTGCCTTTCTCTATCACGCGCCCCAGTTTCGGGCCCGTGCCTACATGGCGGTGCTGCCGGGCGTGCTGGCGCTGATTGTGCTCGGCTGGAGGCGCTCGGGCGCGCGGCTGCGCCTGTTTGCGGGACTGAGCCTCGGCATTCCCGGAGCGCTCTCGCTGGCGATGATTGCCTGGGGCCTGCATCCCTCCTATCCGCCCTACATGCCGCTGCTTGCAAACACGGTCGCGCAGCAGCAGCGGCAGGGGACGCCGCTGAGCATCCATCCGCCCTATCTGGCGGAGATGCTCCCGGTGGCGGCGCGCCTGATGGAGATGCAGACGCTTGTCGATGTCGGCGAAGCCTGCCCCATGGACCGTCTTTTCCCCGTGCGCGCCGATGAAGCCCGGCGGCGCGAAGCGCTCGCCGCATGCGCGAATGATCTCGCGGCGGCAAAGCGCTGCATGCTCGGAATTCCGGTTCTCTACGAAGCAGGTCTCGACCCCGAACACACCCTGAGCGGCGCGCTCTCGATCCTGCACAACTACACGCCGCGCCCCCGGCAGGACGATTCGCCCACCAGCGCGTTCGTTGAAGTGCTTTGTCCGGCCGGGCCGCCCACATGAATCGGCGAGCGACTGGCCAAGCGATTCATTATCGCACACTGTACGCTTTCGCTGGTTATGACATGTAATTTTAACGTGCTAGCAAACACGCACAATCATTGCGGAGATGGATCAGACATGAGAGATACAAGGGAAAATAAAATGCAGTTTGGCCGAGTGGCAATGTTCGCGGCCTTTTTGCTTTCGTTGAGTGCATGCGGCGATGGTTCCGCGCCCTCGCGCTATGAACTCGGAGTGCTGGTAGGACCTAACTCTGCACAGGCAACGTCGGTTTTCTCAGATCTATGTGACGCAAATTGTGACGGCGAGATCGACCCCGTCATGGGCGGGTCCGTGCGGGGCATGGAAGTTTCCGGTGTCGACAATGACTTTTATGCACTGGTTACCGGAACCATCGGTGTCACGATTTTTCAGGATATTACCGAACACTTCCACGATGCGGCCGAGACCAGATTGAAAACCCAGTATCCCACTGGAAGTGGCGAGCCCGTCGATTATGGCGAGTGGTGGGGGGTGTATTTCATGCCTGCCTGCCTCAGCGGATCAGGCACAATGACTTACGTTGAGCGCGGCGTGGCCGAGGTCACCTCAGAACAAGATATCGAATACGAGGAATACATCCGAAGCTATGACATCATTTTTTCTGACTGCCGCATGCTGGGGGACTTTTTGGGTGACTCGGGAATAGAGTCGCTCACACTGGATGGCAGTGTGCATTTCGAGAATCAGTTTGAAGCCGGTGTCGTCCATGAACGCGGACTCGATTTCTACGGCGCCCTGGTCATCAATCCTGATGAAACTCTCCCCAATGCAACCCCGGTATGGGGCTCGAACATACCGGTGAATTTTGCAGTTTTCAATGTGACGGGGCCTTCAGACAGCAACGCAGGCAACAAGATCTGCTACGGCTTCATTACCGGTTCGGAAATGGAATGCACGAATGAGGGCGGAGTCTACTATGAAGGAGCATCGGTCGCACCGATGTTGTGGCATTGGTTTGAGTAATGCCTCGCATGCCTGGTCACCCAACCAAAACGCAGTGCCCTGACGCTAGGGCAGGATCACCGTATCGCGGTGCCAGTGGGCGTCGTCGGTCTCGGGGTGGTCGGCGTTGTAGTGCAGGCCGCGTGATTCCTGGCGCATCTGGGCGCTCCGGATGATGAGCGAGGCCACTGTGGCCAGGTTGCGCAGCTCGATGAGCGGCTCGGTCACCTTGTAGTCCCAGTAATACTCGTCAATTTCAGTGAGCAGGTGCTGGATGCGCGCGCGGGCGCGCTCAAGGCGCTTGTTCGAGCGCACGATCCCCACGTAGTCCCACATGAAGCGCCGGATCTCATCCCAGTTGTGGGAGACCACCACCATCTCATCGGGATCGACGGCGCGCCCGGGATCCCAGGCGGGGATCTCGAAGTCGCGGTGGGGCGGCTCCTCGATGCGGCCCTGTTCGAGCAGGTGCTTGCCCGCGCGGTCGGCATAGACGAGGGCTTCGAGCAGCGAGTTGCTCGCCAGCCGGTTGGCGCCGTGAAGTCCGGTGAACGCGCTCTCGCCGGTGACGTAGAGCCCACGCACCGCGGTCTCGCCATTGGGATCGGTGATGAGTCCGCCGCAGCAGTAATGCGCGGCCGGCACCACGGGGATGGCACTCACGGCCGGATCGACGCCGAACTCCCGGCAGGTGCGGGTGATATGGGGAAAGCGCTCTTCGAGAAATTCTGATCCCAGGTGCGTCGCGTCGAGGAAGACGCAGTCGGCGCCCGAACGCTTCATCTCGGTATCGATGCTGCGCGCCACGATGTCGCGCGGCGCCAGATCGGCCATGTCGTGGTAGCGCTTCATGAACGCGTCGCCGCTTCGGGTGCGAAGGATCGCCCCTTCGCCGCGCAGTGCTTCGGTAATCAGAAAGCTCTTGGCCTGCGGGTGATACAGGCAGGTCGGGTGGAACTGGATGAACTCCATGTTCGCCACCGGCACGCCCGCGCGAAAGCCCATGGCGATCCCGTCGC
This window contains:
- a CDS encoding glycosyltransferase family 39 protein, which translates into the protein MQEDTSSKAARWAVLALALGIRLVGIARFALHPDEVGRLVWLSQPHFDAAESAVMGKGALASLWLSKLLYDWPGTLFWVRLPYALAGVAGVAAMYGLTRRISGEKAALAAAFLTALAPMHVAYSQLFEEYIFVFLFAALALILALDFLRSPENAGAFALKALALTSVGLLLGGYLILPFFAALAAMLAWELRGRLSPKHWLLLAASQLPVLALFVWLWTGAGEAAAYYHEITRLWGFLPLAFKPQAVLVDLLSHVELWLWMGTPLWLSAIEWILAAAMFALLVQGARTVRNDAGAPAARVLVGSLLGCAALLACVFAFLYHAPQFRARAYMAVLPGVLALIVLGWRRSGARLRLFAGLSLGIPGALSLAMIAWGLHPSYPPYMPLLANTVAQQQRQGTPLSIHPPYLAEMLPVAARLMEMQTLVDVGEACPMDRLFPVRADEARRREALAACANDLAAAKRCMLGIPVLYEAGLDPEHTLSGALSILHNYTPRPRQDDSPTSAFVEVLCPAGPPT
- the nadB gene encoding L-aspartate oxidase, which codes for MERETDILVIGSGIAGLFFALRMAEKGRVLIVTKREMTESSTRYAQGGIASVWSDSDNENAHVADTLTAGAGLCHEDTVRLVVHAGPPLVHELIDRWGVSFTKREDGEFDLGREGGHTQRRVLHAEDQTGREIARALLEAARAHPNVEILEHTCAINLITSRELGSRNAVNRCLGAYVLRTESGLVETVRAGSTMIATGGCGKVYLYTSNPDVATGDGIAMGFRAGVPVANMEFIQFHPTCLYHPQAKSFLITEALRGEGAILRTRSGDAFMKRYHDMADLAPRDIVARSIDTEMKRSGADCVFLDATHLGSEFLEERFPHITRTCREFGVDPAVSAIPVVPAAHYCCGGLITDPNGETAVRGLYVTGESAFTGLHGANRLASNSLLEALVYADRAGKHLLEQGRIEEPPHRDFEIPAWDPGRAVDPDEMVVVSHNWDEIRRFMWDYVGIVRSNKRLERARARIQHLLTEIDEYYWDYKVTEPLIELRNLATVASLIIRSAQMRQESRGLHYNADHPETDDAHWHRDTVILP